One window of the Stegostoma tigrinum isolate sSteTig4 chromosome 16, sSteTig4.hap1, whole genome shotgun sequence genome contains the following:
- the nup93 gene encoding nuclear pore complex protein Nup93 isoform X2 encodes MAEKYHWESMLVEWEHEKQKILHTLLTSGEDALDFTQEAEPSFVSEMGPPGRSAMDSVEVAYARQIYIYNEKVVNGHLQPNLGDLCSTVAESLDDKNVSELWAMVKQMTDVLLVPAADALKSRTSLEMQMAFVRQGLNFLEQSYKNYVMATVYGNLHQAQLGGVPGTYQLVRSFLNIKLPAPLQGLQDGEVEGQPVWALIYYCLRCGDLMAALQVVNRAQHQLGEFSNWFQEYVQGDDRRLPPTTENKLRLHYRRALRNSTDPYKRAVYCLIGRCDVTDNHSEIADKTDDYLWLKLNQVCFDDDGSSSPQDRQTLPQLQIQLLEEYGETHFAANRHPFLYFQVLFLTAQFEAAIAFLFRMERLRCHAVHVALVLYELKLLLKSSAQSAQLLSQDSTDPRPIRRLNFIRLLMLYTRKFEPTDPREALQYFYFLRNEKDSQGENMFMRCVSELVIESREFDMLLGRLEKDGSRKPGVIDKFAGDTRAVISKVATVAENKGLFEEAVKLYDLAQNPDKVLELMNKLLSPVIPQISAPQSNKERLKNMALAVAERYRNRGVAAEKSVDSTFYLLLDLITFFDEYHSGNIDRAIDVMERLKLVPLSQECVEERVAAFRNFSDEIRHNLSEVLLATMNILYTQYKRLKGTSPATPTRPQRAVEDRDLQLRSQARALITFAGMIPYRMAGDTNARLVQMEVLMN; translated from the exons ATGGCAGAGAAGTATCACTGGGAGTCCATGCTGGTGGAATGGGAACATGAAAAACAGAAGATCCTCCATACGCTTCTGACATCAGGGGAGGATGCTCTTGATTTCACTCAGGAAGCAGAG CCAAGTTTTGTCAGTGAAATGGGACCACCAGGACGGAGTGcaatggacagtgtggaagtggCATATGCTCGGCAG ATCTATATATATAATGAGAAGGTGGTGAATGGACATCTACAGCCGAACTTAGGGGACCTTTGCAGCACTGTAGCTGAGTCTTTGGATGACAAG AATGTCTCTGAACTGTGGGCAATGGTGAAGCAGATGACTGATGTGCTGTTGGTACCTGCTGCTGATGCACTGAAGAGCCGTACTAGTTTGGAAATGCAAATGGCATTTGTAAGGCAGGGGCTAAATTTTCTGGaacagag CTACAAGAACTATGTAATGGCAACTGTCTATGGAAACCTCCACCAGGCTCAATTAGGTGGCGTACCTGGAACTTACCAATTAGTCCGTAGCTTTCTTAATATTAAACTGCCAGCTCCCTTGCAAGGGCTCCAG GACGGTGAGGTTGAAGGCCAACCAGTCTGGGCTCTCATCTACTACTGTTTACGTTGCGGAGACTTAATGGCAGCGCTGCAGGTGGTGAACCGCGCACAGCATCAGCTGGGGGAGTTTAGCAACTGGTTCCAAGAGTACGTTCAGGGTGATGACCGGAG GTTGCCTCCTACAACAGAGAATAAACTGCGCCTACACTACCGACGTGCTCTGCGAAACAGCACAGATCCATATAAAAGAGCAGTCTACTGTCTGATTGGTCGATGTGATGTTACTGACAACCACAGTGAAATAGCTGATAAAACAGACGACTATCTCTGGTTAAAG CTGAATCAAGTATGTTTTGATGATGATGGTAGCAGCTCTCCTCAGGACAGGCAAACGCTGCCACAGTTGCAGATCCAGCTGCTGGAAGAATATG GTGAAACACACTTTGCAGCCAACCGGCATCCTTTCCTGTACTTCCAAGTCCTTTTCCTTACAGCCCAATTTGAGGCAGCTATTGCCTTTCTCTTCCGCATGGAACGACTGCGTTGTCATGCAGTGCATGTGGCCCTGGTTCTTTACGAGTTAAAACTTCTTCTGAAATCGTCTGCCCAAAGTGCACAGCTGT TGAGTCAGGACAGCACTGACCCCCGTCCAATACGACGCCTTAATTTCATCCGCTTGCTAATGCTGTACACCAGAAAGTTTGAACCTACTGATCCCAGGGAAGCGCTCCAATATTTCTATTTCCTCAG GAATGAGAAAGACAGTCAAGGAGAAAACATGTTCATGAGATGTGTCAGTGAACTTGTCATTGAAAGTCGAGAG tttgacatgctgcttggccgatTAGAAAAGGATGGCAGTAGAAAG CCTGGTGTAATTGAcaagtttgctggtgacacaaGAGCTGTTATCAGTAAAGTAGCTACCGTGGCTGAAAATAAAGGCCTATTTGAGGAGGCTGTGAAGCTTTATGACCTAGCCCAG AATCCTGACAAAGTCTTGGAGCTGATGAACAAACTGTTGAGCCCTGTGATACCACAGATAAGTGCACCCCAGTCTAATAAAGAACGATTGAAAAACATGGCACTCGCAGTAGCTGAGCG GTATCGGAATCGGGGTGTTGCTGCAGAGAAGTCAGTTGACAGCACTTTCTACCTTCTTCTGGACCTAATTACTTTTTTTGATGAATACCATTCTGGCAATATCGATAGAGCAATCGAC GTCATGGAGAGACTGAAACTCGTGCCACTCAGTCAGGAATGTGTTGAGGAGAGAGTGGCAGCTTTCAGAAATTTCAGCGATGAG ATTCGACATAACTTGTCGGAAGTGCTGCTTGCCACCATGAATATTCTGTATACCCAGTACAAGAGACTGAAGGGCACAAGCCCAGCCACCCCAACCAGACCTCAGCGTGCGGTGGAGGATAGAGACTTG CAACTCAGAAGCCAGGCACGTGCGCTGATCACATTTGCTGGAATGATACCATACAGAATGGCTGGTGATACTAATGCACGCCTAGTACAGATGGAAGTTCTCATGAACTGA